From one Lycium barbarum isolate Lr01 chromosome 6, ASM1917538v2, whole genome shotgun sequence genomic stretch:
- the LOC132599090 gene encoding methyl jasmonate esterase 1-like, whose protein sequence is MVQNMCSFFRRRQKDMEKRNFLTSLVVLILLLPYANATFSGPKATKHFVLVHRPCHGAWSWYKIIALIRSSGHNVTAIDLGASGINPKQVLEVQHFSDYLSPLMEFMASLPADKKVVLVGQELGGFAISKAMESFPEKISVAIFSTALMPGPTLNATTIYTEVLAFTGVLSALDNRVTYDNGPTNPPTTLSYGPKYLATKIYQLSPNQDLELATTLVRPLFLYSVEDVSKEMVLSSKRYGSVRRVFIVAAEDNLLKKYQQRMIEKNPPNEVEVIQGADHMIMMSKPLQLFTNLLSIAKKYS, encoded by the exons ATGGTTCAAAATATGTGCTCGTTCTTCAGAAGAAGGCAAAAAGATATGGAGAAAAGAAACTTTCTAACAAGTCTAGTAGTTCTAATACTTCTGTTGCCATATGCAAATGCAACCTTTTCAGGGCCTAAAGCTACAAAGCACTTTGTGCTAGTTCATAGGCCATGCCATGGAGCCTGGTCCTGGTACAAAATTATTGCATTGATAAGATCTTCAGGGCATAATGTCACAGCTATTGACTTAGGTGCTTCAGGTATCAACCCCAAGCAGGTCCTCGAAGTCCAACATTTTTCTGATTACTTGAGTCCGCTGATGGAGTTCATGGCCTCACTTCCTGCTGATAAAAAAGTGGTTCTTGTAGGCCAGGAACTTGGTGGCTTTGCAATTTCTAAAGCCATGGAAAGCTTTCCGGAAAAGATTTCAGTTGCTATATTTTCCACTGCTCTAATGCCTGGTCCAACTCTCAATGCAACCACCATCTACACTGAG GTCTTGGCTTTTACTGGAGTATTATCTGCACTTGATAATCGTGTTACATACGATAATGGACCTACCAATCCTCCAACAACCTTGAGTTATGGTCCGAAGTACTTGGCTACTAAGATTTACCAGTTGAGCCCGAATCAGG ATTTGGAGCTGGCCACTACACTAGTAAGGCCACTTTTTTTATACAGTGTGGAAGATGTTTCTAAGGAGATGGTTCTCTCAAGTAAAAGATATGGATCAGTTCGGCGAGTTTTCATTGTTGCTGCTGAAGATAACCTGCTGAAGAAATATCAACAGCGGATGATTGAAAAGAATCCACCAAATGAAGTGGAAGTGATCCAGGGCGCTGACCACATGATCATGATGTCTAAGCCCCTTCAACTTTTTACTAATCTTCTGAGCATTGCCAAAAAGTATAGCTAA